One window of Sardina pilchardus chromosome 2, fSarPil1.1, whole genome shotgun sequence genomic DNA carries:
- the LOC134098305 gene encoding uncharacterized protein LOC134098305 produces the protein MFCQGVVFIVLLGVKQSVLEVLGTEVDLKIRPGDNVTLYSDCVWTSGSHSWWFRNCSHYRQPSFNVSTKHLFSMSTQTTLDSNIPRYTFHLNSSSNSHDLVIENITESDLGVYYCSISKKIVVDEGVIKQTETHHFSKIIYKLSFEGFHPTPPPSSHLPPDGGQYWILLVILCTVCTLLSTLISSTCVYCLCRKTAHVKSGVHLTKRDTRGTKQDEDKEVCYTSLDMPYKAKPKKKINQNSDFSTYSEVRTHH, from the exons ATGTTCTGCCAAGGTGTAGTTTTCATTGTACTCCTGG GTGTAAAACAATCAGTTCTGGAGGTCTTGGGAACTGAAGTGGACCTGAAAATCAGACCAGGAGATAATGTTACCCTCTACAGTGACTGTGTTTGGACCAGTGGTTCACATAGTTGGTGGTTCAGAAATTGTTCACATTACAGACAGCCATCTTTCAATGTGTCGACCAAGCATTTATTTTCCATGTCAACTCAAACAACATTGGATTCAAATATCCCTCGTTACACTTTTCATCTGAACTCTTCCAGCAATTCTCATGATCTTGTAATTGAGAACATAACTGAATCTGACCTGGGAGTGTACTACTGTTCAATCTCCAAGAAAATCGTGGTCGATGAAGGTGTAATTAAGCAAACAGAAACTCATCATTTTAGTAAAATCATCTATAAGCTGTCCTTTGAAG GCTTCCaccccactcctccaccctctaGTCATCTTCCTCCTGATGGTGGTCAGTACTGGATACTGCTGGTCATCTTGTGCACGGTGTGTACTCTGCTCTCTAccctcatctcctccacctGTGTGTACTGCCTCTGCCGTAAGACTG CACATGTGAAATCTGGGGTGCATCTGACGAAGAGAGACACTCGAGGAACCAAGCAG GATGAAGACAAAGAGGTGTGTTATACTTCGCTGGATATGCCATACAAAGCAAAAcccaagaaaaaaataaatcaaaactCTGACTTCAGCACCTACTCTGAGGTCAGAACTCATCACTGA